From the genome of Solidesulfovibrio carbinolicus, one region includes:
- a CDS encoding EAL domain-containing protein, which yields MRERLARAAREVRFRRGLASKILLPALALSLGVGTMLFLFFSAKFARQAEEDLRNRLETFLTTQAAELEGPVWEFDQAAIDRLFRSYALAPDLQTARLVDARGQVLARVGEAAPAGERVFTDSRGLSRQAGGQTYDLGRLEVAFSDFRLRQALAAGRAVELPAAVGLTAIFVGVLALTVHWSVGRPLRRLRESLERNAAPGTRMPLSWGSADELGQVVAAYNAMLAEVNQHTGNLERANAGLRVENAQRRRAEKRLALYKAMVEATDAAMAIADRDLRILETNAACLRITGFAADELAGRQVWDTFLAGQEPDQIAAIGRSLETHAAWSGECRGVVREGRRIPFRVTINALSFDDDAPSHHVIVFADISEQKATQKLLKTLAYTDSLTGLPNRALFMDRLEREICIESRHGRGFALLFIDLDNFKWINDSLSHDVGDQVLGVMAGRMQECLRAEDTLARMGGDEFTVILRETASPPAIVRVVEKLLARLAEPLSIDGHRLEVGGSVGVALYPADGLDSETLMKNADTAMYAAKADGGGQLRFFKPSIAEAAKARMELRAQLRQAVAGSEFVLHYQPIVDMVGGGAVHYEALVRWNRSGGLVYPNDFIAFAESEGLVGAIGRQVLDMAFAQLRAWEEDDEEATLAVNISRNQFLEEGFVPDLVRRAQYHGVAPTRMVLELTESLIISDPAAVRAVMARLIDHGFRIAVDDFGVGYSSLSVLLEYPVHIVKLDKSLVASLGRDLRAQAMVSGFISLFQGIGLEVVAEGVEQPAQHEFLLAAGCDMAQGWLYGKPLPAPFAVTAARSLEQRLFALRLRDKALPPTQ from the coding sequence ATGAGGGAGCGTTTAGCCCGGGCGGCCCGGGAAGTCCGCTTCCGGCGAGGGCTGGCCTCCAAGATCCTGCTGCCGGCCCTGGCCCTGTCCCTGGGCGTGGGCACGATGTTGTTCCTCTTTTTTTCCGCCAAGTTCGCCCGCCAGGCCGAGGAAGACCTGCGCAACCGCCTGGAGACCTTCCTGACCACCCAGGCGGCCGAACTCGAAGGCCCGGTATGGGAATTCGACCAGGCCGCCATCGACCGGCTCTTTCGCAGCTATGCCCTGGCCCCGGACCTGCAGACCGCCCGCCTCGTCGATGCCCGGGGCCAGGTGCTGGCCCGCGTCGGCGAGGCCGCTCCGGCCGGGGAACGGGTCTTTACCGACAGCCGCGGGCTGTCGCGCCAGGCCGGCGGGCAGACCTACGACCTGGGACGGCTGGAGGTGGCCTTCAGCGATTTTCGCCTGCGTCAGGCCCTGGCCGCCGGCCGGGCCGTGGAACTGCCCGCCGCCGTGGGGCTCACCGCCATTTTCGTCGGGGTCCTCGCCCTGACCGTCCATTGGAGCGTGGGCAGACCCCTGCGTCGGCTGCGCGAATCCCTGGAACGCAACGCCGCGCCGGGTACCCGGATGCCCCTGTCCTGGGGCAGCGCCGACGAACTCGGCCAGGTCGTGGCCGCCTACAACGCCATGCTGGCCGAGGTGAACCAGCACACCGGCAACCTCGAACGGGCCAATGCCGGTCTGCGGGTCGAAAACGCCCAGCGCCGCCGGGCCGAGAAACGTCTGGCCCTGTACAAGGCCATGGTCGAGGCCACCGACGCCGCCATGGCCATCGCCGACCGCGATCTGCGCATCCTGGAAACCAACGCCGCCTGTCTGCGGATCACCGGATTCGCCGCCGACGAACTGGCCGGCCGCCAGGTCTGGGACACGTTTTTGGCCGGCCAGGAGCCGGACCAGATCGCCGCCATCGGCCGCAGCCTGGAAACCCATGCGGCCTGGTCCGGCGAGTGTCGGGGCGTTGTCCGGGAAGGGCGGCGGATCCCGTTTCGGGTCACCATCAACGCGCTGTCCTTCGACGACGACGCCCCCAGCCATCATGTCATCGTATTCGCCGACATCAGCGAGCAAAAGGCCACCCAGAAGCTGCTCAAGACCCTGGCCTACACCGACAGCCTGACGGGCCTGCCCAACCGGGCCTTGTTCATGGACCGGCTGGAGCGGGAGATCTGCATCGAATCCCGCCACGGCCGGGGTTTTGCCTTGCTGTTTATCGATCTCGACAATTTCAAATGGATCAATGACTCCCTAAGCCACGACGTGGGCGATCAGGTGCTTGGCGTCATGGCCGGCCGGATGCAGGAATGCTTGCGGGCCGAGGACACGTTGGCCCGCATGGGCGGCGACGAGTTCACGGTGATCCTGCGCGAGACGGCGTCCCCCCCGGCCATCGTCCGGGTGGTCGAAAAGCTCCTGGCCCGGCTGGCCGAGCCCTTGTCCATCGACGGCCATCGCCTGGAAGTCGGCGGGAGCGTGGGGGTCGCCTTGTATCCGGCCGACGGCCTCGACTCCGAGACCCTGATGAAAAACGCCGACACCGCCATGTACGCGGCCAAGGCCGACGGCGGAGGGCAGTTGCGGTTTTTCAAGCCGTCCATCGCCGAGGCGGCCAAGGCGCGCATGGAACTGCGGGCCCAGCTGCGCCAGGCCGTGGCGGGAAGCGAGTTTGTCCTGCACTACCAGCCCATCGTGGACATGGTCGGCGGCGGGGCGGTCCACTATGAGGCCCTGGTGCGTTGGAACAGGTCCGGGGGGCTTGTCTATCCAAACGACTTCATTGCGTTCGCCGAGTCGGAGGGACTTGTCGGCGCCATTGGCCGGCAGGTGTTGGACATGGCTTTCGCCCAATTGCGGGCCTGGGAGGAAGATGACGAGGAGGCGACTCTGGCCGTCAACATCTCCCGGAATCAGTTTTTGGAAGAGGGCTTTGTGCCCGATCTGGTCAGACGAGCCCAGTACCATGGCGTGGCCCCGACCCGCATGGTCCTGGAGCTGACCGAATCCCTGATCATTTCCGATCCGGCAGCGGTGCGGGCGGTGATGGCCCGACTTATCGACCATGGCTTTCGCATTGCCGTGGACGACTTCGGGGTGGGCTATTCCTCCTTAAGCGTCCTGCTGGAATACCCGGTGCATATCGTCAAGCTCGACAAGTCGTTGGTTGCCTCCCTGGGACGCGATCTGCGGGCTCAGGCCATGGTGTCGGGCTTTATCTCGTTGTTTCAAGGTATTGGCCTGGAGGTCGTGGCCGAGGGCGTGGAACAGCCGGCCCAGCATGAATTCTTGCTGGCAGCGGGCTGCGACATGGCCCAGGGCTGGCTTTACGGCAAACCCTTGCCCGCCCCGTTCGCCGTGACCGCGGCCCGGTCCTTGGAGCAACGCCTGTTCGCCCTGCGGCTGCGCGACAAAGCCTTGCCTCCGACCCAATGA
- the phnD gene encoding phosphate/phosphite/phosphonate ABC transporter substrate-binding protein, with translation MRTVFPACLLVVVLLSALLSPPLRAQSQDPLVFGLIATASPKTVLAQWAPLLADLAQSLGRPVRPQVFTDYAGVVWAMAAGHVHMAWLGNKSAIEAVDRAGGEVALQALGNDGQAAYHSVLLARVGSGIATAEDMFARASELAYGDGDVNSTSGHVIPDFYLFSRRGLEPRAMFRRVAQNNHEDNFLAVADGRLDVATGNTVNLARSTALHPEAASRVAVIWTSPPIPGDPLVWRAALDAPTKASVRGFFTGYGRAAPGKAQDALAREQAVLAAMERGGFKASDNGQLREVRRIELHQRRDRLLSDLGLPQEERLRRLEDIDAAMHALGGDAP, from the coding sequence ATGCGGACGGTTTTCCCTGCCTGCCTGCTCGTGGTCGTGTTGCTGAGCGCGCTTTTATCCCCGCCTCTTCGGGCGCAATCCCAGGACCCCTTGGTCTTCGGGCTTATCGCCACGGCCTCGCCCAAAACCGTCCTGGCCCAGTGGGCGCCGCTATTGGCCGATCTGGCCCAGTCCCTTGGCCGTCCGGTGCGGCCCCAGGTTTTTACGGATTACGCCGGCGTGGTCTGGGCCATGGCCGCCGGCCACGTCCACATGGCCTGGCTTGGCAACAAGTCGGCCATCGAGGCCGTGGACCGGGCCGGCGGGGAAGTGGCGCTCCAGGCCCTGGGCAACGACGGCCAGGCCGCCTACCATTCGGTGCTCCTGGCCCGGGTCGGTTCGGGCATCGCCACGGCCGAGGACATGTTCGCCCGGGCATCGGAGCTGGCCTACGGCGACGGCGACGTCAATTCCACCTCCGGCCACGTGATTCCGGATTTTTACCTGTTCTCCCGGCGCGGCCTGGAACCTCGGGCGATGTTTCGGCGGGTGGCGCAAAACAACCACGAAGACAATTTCCTGGCCGTGGCCGACGGCCGCCTGGACGTGGCCACGGGCAACACCGTCAACTTGGCCCGGTCCACGGCCCTGCACCCCGAGGCCGCCAGCCGGGTGGCCGTCATCTGGACCTCGCCGCCCATACCCGGCGACCCGCTCGTCTGGCGGGCCGCTCTTGACGCCCCGACCAAGGCGTCGGTCAGGGGCTTTTTCACCGGGTACGGTCGCGCCGCGCCGGGCAAGGCCCAGGACGCCCTGGCCCGGGAACAGGCGGTGCTGGCCGCCATGGAACGCGGCGGGTTCAAGGCTTCGGACAACGGCCAACTGCGGGAAGTGCGGCGCATCGAGCTCCACCAGCGCCGCGACCGCCTGCTCTCCGATCTCGGCCTGCCCCAGGAAGAACGCCTGCGTCGCCTGGAGGACATCGACGCGGCCATGCACGCCTTGGGCGGCGACGCGCCATGA
- a CDS encoding EVE domain-containing protein: MAYWLIKSEPGCFSIDDLAAAPDRTTGWDGVRNFQARNFLRAMRLGDGLLFYHSVTNPGVVGLAEVAREAYPDATAQDPDSGHFDPRASPDKPLWDMVDVRFVAKFPQPVPLAALRGVPELAGMEVLRKGSRLSVTPVTDREFAVIRAMGLGEG; the protein is encoded by the coding sequence GTGGCCTACTGGCTGATCAAGTCCGAACCGGGCTGTTTTTCCATCGACGACCTGGCCGCCGCCCCGGACCGCACCACGGGCTGGGACGGGGTGCGCAACTTCCAGGCCCGCAACTTCCTGCGGGCCATGCGCCTGGGCGACGGCCTGCTTTTTTACCACAGCGTCACCAACCCGGGCGTGGTCGGGCTGGCCGAGGTGGCCCGGGAGGCCTATCCCGACGCCACCGCCCAGGACCCGGACTCGGGCCATTTCGATCCCCGGGCCAGCCCGGACAAGCCGCTGTGGGACATGGTGGACGTGCGCTTTGTGGCCAAGTTCCCCCAGCCCGTGCCCTTGGCCGCCCTGCGCGGCGTGCCGGAGCTGGCCGGTATGGAAGTGCTGCGCAAGGGTTCGCGCCTTTCCGTGACGCCGGTGACCGACCGGGAGTTCGCCGTCATCCGGGCCATGGGCCTGGGCGAGGGCTGA
- a CDS encoding phage regulatory CII family protein, producing the protein MSSDIRGVILDMVRNSDRPVKDIADAVGKPYSTLMRELDPGDARAKLGVELLLPLMQACDSTAPLRCLADALDCRLVSNRGIIPDKPTFHEELLDTYQALVDYHRAMLEGLPPDVVGKKRETLIRQLKEDFAFYVARVGGGDG; encoded by the coding sequence ATGTCGTCGGACATTCGTGGCGTGATTTTGGACATGGTCCGCAACAGCGACAGGCCCGTCAAGGACATCGCCGATGCGGTGGGAAAGCCCTATTCAACCCTCATGCGGGAGCTTGATCCAGGCGACGCCCGGGCCAAGCTCGGCGTGGAACTGCTGCTGCCGCTGATGCAGGCCTGCGATTCCACGGCCCCGCTGCGCTGCCTGGCCGACGCCCTGGATTGCCGGCTGGTCTCCAACCGGGGCATCATCCCGGACAAGCCGACTTTTCACGAGGAACTCCTCGACACCTACCAGGCCCTGGTGGACTACCACCGGGCCATGCTGGAAGGGCTGCCGCCGGACGTGGTGGGCAAAAAACGCGAGACGCTCATCCGCCAGCTCAAGGAGGACTTCGCCTTCTACGTGGCCCGCGTCGGCGGCGGGGACGGCTGA
- a CDS encoding SLC13 family permease: MIDTMRKVGLPLGPALFLLVCLIPPHDGLSQQAVYCAAVTALMATWWITEAIPIPATSMIPIVLFPFLKIMPSAKATLPYANHLIYLFMGGFFIAVCMERWNLHYRIAMHTIRLVGTSPSRIVLGFMVAAGFLSMWVSNTATTVMMMPIGLAIIKACADITGDHDLRHNPFAVSLMLALAYAASIGGLGTIIGTPPNTIMVAQIDKLYGQTISFLDWMKVGVPLAATFLILTWLLLTKVLFPVKGDILQGKGEQLIQAELAKLGAMKKEEKLIVAVFAVVATLWILMGLVKWPIFKGVSDASVAIAGALLLFIIPSDLNKGVFLLDWKTAVKIPWDVILLFGGGLCLADGFQDTGLTKYIAGLLVDLEGMQLIWIIACIVALNIFLTEVTSNTAVATLMIPVMGAIAVGMKINPFGPIVAACIACSYAFMLPVATPPNAVVFGSGAVTIRQMARTGLWLNILGIIQITLVVYFLMPWVWGIDLTVLPDWAIPKK, encoded by the coding sequence ATGATCGACACCATGCGAAAAGTCGGCCTGCCCCTGGGTCCAGCCCTGTTCCTGCTCGTATGCCTCATCCCGCCCCATGACGGTCTGTCCCAGCAGGCCGTTTATTGCGCGGCGGTCACCGCGCTGATGGCCACCTGGTGGATCACCGAAGCCATTCCCATTCCGGCCACGTCCATGATCCCCATCGTGCTGTTTCCGTTTCTCAAAATCATGCCCAGCGCCAAGGCCACCCTGCCCTACGCCAACCATCTCATTTATCTTTTCATGGGCGGCTTTTTCATTGCCGTGTGCATGGAACGCTGGAATCTCCACTACCGCATCGCCATGCACACCATCCGGCTCGTGGGCACAAGCCCCTCGCGCATCGTGCTCGGCTTCATGGTGGCGGCCGGCTTTTTGTCCATGTGGGTGTCCAACACCGCCACCACGGTCATGATGATGCCCATCGGCCTGGCCATCATCAAGGCCTGCGCCGACATCACCGGCGACCATGACCTGAGGCACAATCCCTTTGCCGTCAGCCTCATGCTGGCCCTGGCCTACGCCGCCTCCATCGGCGGCCTGGGCACCATCATCGGCACCCCGCCCAACACCATCATGGTGGCCCAGATCGACAAGCTCTACGGCCAGACCATCAGCTTCCTCGACTGGATGAAGGTGGGCGTGCCCCTGGCCGCCACCTTCCTTATCCTCACCTGGCTGCTGCTGACCAAGGTGCTCTTCCCGGTCAAGGGCGACATCCTCCAGGGCAAGGGCGAGCAGCTCATCCAGGCCGAGCTTGCCAAGCTCGGGGCCATGAAAAAGGAAGAAAAGCTCATCGTGGCCGTCTTTGCCGTGGTGGCGACTTTGTGGATCCTCATGGGCCTGGTCAAATGGCCCATCTTCAAGGGCGTGTCCGACGCCTCGGTGGCCATCGCCGGCGCCCTGCTCCTGTTCATCATTCCCTCGGATCTCAACAAGGGCGTGTTTCTCCTGGACTGGAAAACGGCGGTCAAGATTCCCTGGGACGTGATCCTGCTTTTTGGCGGCGGCCTGTGCCTGGCCGACGGCTTCCAGGACACCGGGCTGACCAAGTACATCGCCGGGCTTTTGGTTGATCTCGAAGGCATGCAGCTCATCTGGATCATCGCCTGCATCGTGGCGCTCAACATCTTCCTCACGGAAGTGACCTCCAACACCGCCGTGGCCACACTCATGATCCCGGTCATGGGAGCCATCGCCGTGGGCATGAAGATCAACCCCTTCGGCCCCATCGTGGCCGCCTGCATCGCCTGCTCCTACGCCTTCATGCTGCCCGTGGCCACGCCGCCAAACGCCGTGGTCTTCGGTTCCGGCGCGGTGACCATCCGCCAGATGGCCCGCACCGGCCTGTGGCTCAACATCCTCGGCATCATCCAGATCACCCTGGTGGTCTATTTCCTGATGCCCTGGGTCTGGGGCATCGATCTGACGGTGCTGCCCGACTGGGCCATTCCCAAGAAGTAA
- a CDS encoding deoxycytidylate deaminase produces the protein MDKRLPWPDYFMRIAYLVAERSTCLRRKVGAVAVRDRRILATGYNGSPAGTAHCLDIGCLREKLGIPSGERHELCRGLHAEQNVIIQCALHGVPIAGADIYCTTQPCLICTKMLINCQVNHIYFSQGYPDPLSAEMIAEAGIGFDVLEGDHGS, from the coding sequence ATGGACAAACGCCTTCCCTGGCCCGACTATTTCATGCGCATCGCCTATCTGGTGGCCGAACGCAGCACCTGCCTGCGCCGCAAGGTCGGGGCCGTGGCCGTGCGCGACCGCCGCATCCTGGCCACGGGCTACAACGGCTCCCCGGCCGGCACGGCCCATTGCCTGGACATCGGCTGCCTGCGCGAAAAGCTCGGCATCCCCTCGGGCGAGCGCCACGAGCTGTGCCGGGGGCTGCACGCCGAACAAAACGTCATCATCCAGTGCGCCCTGCACGGGGTGCCCATCGCCGGGGCGGACATCTACTGCACCACCCAGCCCTGCCTGATCTGCACGAAGATGCTCATCAACTGCCAGGTCAACCACATCTATTTTTCCCAGGGCTATCCCGACCCGCTCTCGGCCGAGATGATCGCCGAGGCCGGCATCGGCTTTGACGTGCTGGAGGGCGACCATGGCTCCTGA
- the ribD gene encoding bifunctional diaminohydroxyphosphoribosylaminopyrimidine deaminase/5-amino-6-(5-phosphoribosylamino)uracil reductase RibD, which produces MAPDNDAVFMARALELAERGRGFVTPNPRVGAVLARDGQIVAEGWHKVFGGPHAEVECLREAEERGIDPAGATMYVTLEPCNHFGKTPPCSRTVLEAGVSRVVIGCLDPNPVAGGGAETLRQGGVTVDVGVLGQQCRDAVADFVVYKTMGRPYVTLKLAMTLDGRIAARTGDSAWVSGPESRRRVHRMRAASQAVMVGGGTFRADDPRLTHRLEVVDPLSGNPQPLAVVVTRSLPPADARFALVRERSTFLVFLTGEAEAKGAAGLALSKRGARVYGLPLRDEGELDLLPGLKRLRDEARVFTLLCEGGGGLAGQLVAQGLADELAIFYAPKVLADAEAVPGFSGRIIPRMADAAGFRFCGLRQVGEDILVTARPAQHSAPQPT; this is translated from the coding sequence ATGGCTCCTGACAACGACGCGGTGTTCATGGCCCGGGCCTTGGAACTGGCCGAGCGCGGCCGGGGATTTGTCACGCCCAACCCCCGCGTGGGCGCGGTGCTGGCGCGTGACGGCCAAATTGTGGCCGAAGGCTGGCACAAGGTGTTCGGCGGCCCCCACGCCGAGGTGGAATGCCTGCGCGAGGCCGAGGAACGGGGCATCGATCCGGCCGGGGCCACGATGTACGTGACCCTGGAGCCGTGCAACCATTTCGGCAAGACCCCGCCGTGTTCGCGCACGGTGCTGGAGGCGGGCGTTTCCCGGGTGGTCATCGGCTGCCTGGACCCCAATCCCGTGGCCGGCGGCGGGGCCGAGACCCTGCGGCAGGGAGGCGTCACCGTGGACGTCGGCGTCCTTGGGCAGCAGTGCCGCGACGCCGTGGCCGATTTCGTGGTCTACAAGACCATGGGCCGGCCCTATGTGACGCTCAAGCTGGCCATGACCCTGGACGGACGCATCGCCGCCCGCACCGGGGATTCGGCCTGGGTGAGCGGCCCGGAATCGCGCCGCCGGGTGCACCGGATGCGGGCGGCGTCCCAGGCGGTGATGGTCGGCGGCGGCACCTTTCGGGCCGACGACCCGCGCCTGACCCACCGTCTGGAGGTGGTGGACCCGCTTTCGGGCAATCCCCAGCCCCTGGCCGTGGTGGTCACGCGCTCGCTGCCCCCGGCCGACGCCCGGTTCGCCCTGGTGCGGGAGCGTTCCACATTCTTGGTTTTTTTGACCGGCGAGGCCGAGGCCAAAGGCGCGGCCGGACTGGCCCTGAGCAAGCGCGGAGCGCGGGTCTACGGCCTGCCGCTGCGTGACGAGGGCGAGCTGGATTTGTTGCCGGGGCTCAAGCGCCTTCGCGACGAGGCCAGGGTGTTCACGCTTTTATGCGAAGGCGGCGGCGGCCTGGCCGGCCAGCTCGTGGCCCAGGGGCTGGCCGACGAACTGGCGATCTTCTACGCGCCCAAGGTGCTGGCCGACGCCGAAGCCGTGCCGGGCTTTTCGGGCCGCATCATCCCGCGCATGGCCGACGCGGCCGGCTTTCGCTTCTGCGGCCTGCGGCAGGTGGGCGAGGATATTTTGGTGACGGCCCGGCCGGCACAGCACAGTGCGCCGCAGCCGACTTGA
- a CDS encoding AAA family ATPase, whose protein sequence is MLNAITFANFKSYQSARLPLSPLTVLIGANAAGKSNAIEAMRLLAWLAQGQKLSSIQYLVENTDRIVRGRTIDLSFCRTGQFGLGCETSTPDWNNLFMEISLREDGLHITKEHISSHESNIPLYTIDQQSTGNNTDVSVAYNNFSRGRNKPHIRCSDQFAIFTQLTSAATLNAQHKQSQEIIPQIARAYEQWLSAMLFLDPAPAKMRDYAFPSEKRLQGDGSNLSGVLYNLWGNDSEAVVEPYATQRFEILNFIKSLPEQDIEEIDFLIEPRGGVMVRLKETFGGDKRGYDASLLSDGTLRVLAIVAAMLSADEGSLVVIEEIDNGVHPSRARHLLEGIRKIADRRRLRVLLSTHNPAMTDALPDASIQDVVYCYRSPADGASKLVQLKDLPDFPELVAQGPLGQLMTAGILERFVKQHRSPEERKALAHAWLDKIRSKAEQ, encoded by the coding sequence ATGCTTAACGCCATTACCTTTGCCAATTTCAAGAGCTACCAAAGCGCACGGCTCCCGCTTTCGCCGCTCACGGTGTTGATTGGTGCCAACGCTGCGGGAAAAAGCAACGCCATAGAGGCCATGCGACTCTTGGCCTGGCTGGCTCAAGGGCAAAAACTCTCTTCAATACAATATCTCGTCGAAAATACGGACAGAATTGTTCGAGGCAGAACGATTGACCTGTCATTTTGCAGAACTGGACAATTTGGTCTCGGCTGCGAAACCAGCACACCAGACTGGAACAATCTTTTCATGGAAATATCCTTGCGCGAAGACGGACTGCACATCACCAAGGAACACATATCTAGTCACGAATCAAACATTCCACTCTACACCATAGACCAGCAATCAACAGGAAACAACACAGACGTTAGTGTAGCCTACAATAATTTTTCACGAGGTCGCAACAAGCCGCACATAAGATGCAGCGACCAGTTCGCCATCTTTACACAACTCACCAGCGCCGCCACGCTCAACGCGCAACACAAGCAATCCCAGGAGATCATTCCGCAGATCGCACGGGCCTACGAACAATGGCTCAGCGCTATGTTGTTCCTCGACCCCGCACCAGCCAAAATGCGAGATTATGCTTTCCCGTCGGAAAAACGCCTCCAGGGTGACGGCTCAAACCTCTCAGGGGTGCTTTACAACCTCTGGGGAAACGACAGCGAGGCCGTCGTCGAGCCTTACGCAACGCAACGATTTGAAATATTGAATTTTATCAAGAGCCTCCCAGAACAAGACATCGAAGAGATTGACTTCCTTATTGAGCCAAGAGGCGGCGTCATGGTGCGGCTCAAAGAAACTTTCGGCGGCGACAAAAGAGGATACGACGCCTCGTTGCTCTCTGACGGAACCCTGCGCGTTCTGGCAATCGTTGCCGCCATGCTCTCCGCGGACGAAGGCAGTCTTGTGGTCATCGAAGAAATCGACAATGGCGTCCACCCAAGCCGCGCCCGCCATCTTCTGGAAGGCATCCGAAAAATCGCTGACAGACGCCGTCTCCGGGTACTCCTGTCAACGCACAACCCGGCGATGACCGACGCGCTACCAGACGCATCCATTCAAGATGTTGTCTACTGCTACCGCTCGCCAGCGGACGGGGCCAGCAAGCTTGTTCAACTCAAGGACTTGCCGGACTTCCCGGAACTCGTCGCCCAAGGCCCGCTTGGCCAACTCATGACCGCCGGCATTCTCGAACGATTCGTCAAACAACATCGCAGCCCTGAAGAACGCAAAGCCCTTGCCCATGCCTGGTTGGACAAAATACGGAGCAAGGCTGAACAATGA
- a CDS encoding AAA family ATPase: MENRILPTEINAFLAARVLGQQELLRRISVSLYKHIHGLPAPNVLLIGNSGTGKTTLMQAVAAFYEAHPELDRFRLMLIINANTLSPEIEGEDRTTRLFKKLEARARVTFGGAMTAAQLKDYLENATVCVDEVDKISARVSGKPNVEGITTQYALLTLLEGEEFLYRATVLEDGQEVTREIPLETGKLLFICGGAFEELYDQVYNCIVNRRDDRRLKEVSEVERRPDGTMNVRTVTRFRLREYLRLADMFAFGMMPQFIARFGAVAMLEELGRDELRQILIGSPNSPLRLCLEYFRHMGIRLLVTDQAITAIADAAAKNARIGARALREIFNGLIAPYEYDPYGSARYAETDKGPTLTIDLEAVMEYLGQTG, from the coding sequence ATGGAAAACCGGATACTGCCCACGGAAATAAACGCCTTCCTCGCCGCCCGGGTGCTCGGCCAGCAGGAGCTCCTGCGCCGCATCAGCGTGTCGCTGTACAAGCACATCCATGGCCTGCCGGCCCCCAACGTGCTCCTTATCGGCAACTCCGGCACGGGCAAGACCACCCTCATGCAGGCCGTGGCCGCCTTTTACGAAGCCCATCCCGAGCTGGACCGCTTCCGCCTCATGCTCATCATCAACGCCAACACCCTGTCCCCCGAGATCGAGGGCGAGGACCGCACCACCCGGCTTTTCAAAAAGCTCGAAGCCCGGGCCAGGGTGACCTTCGGCGGGGCCATGACCGCCGCGCAGCTCAAGGACTATCTGGAAAACGCCACGGTGTGCGTGGACGAAGTGGACAAGATTTCGGCCCGGGTGTCGGGCAAGCCCAATGTCGAGGGCATCACCACCCAGTACGCGCTCTTGACGCTCCTGGAAGGCGAGGAGTTTCTCTACCGGGCCACGGTCCTGGAAGACGGCCAGGAGGTCACCCGCGAGATTCCCCTGGAGACGGGCAAGCTGCTGTTCATCTGCGGCGGGGCCTTCGAGGAACTCTACGACCAAGTCTACAACTGCATCGTCAACCGGCGCGACGACCGGCGGCTCAAGGAAGTCTCGGAAGTGGAGCGCCGGCCCGACGGCACCATGAACGTGCGCACCGTGACCCGGTTCCGGCTGCGGGAATACCTGCGCCTGGCCGACATGTTCGCCTTCGGCATGATGCCGCAGTTTATTGCCCGGTTCGGCGCGGTGGCCATGTTGGAGGAACTGGGGCGCGACGAGCTGCGCCAGATTCTTATCGGTTCGCCCAATTCGCCCCTGCGCCTGTGCCTGGAATATTTCCGCCACATGGGCATCCGGCTGCTCGTCACGGACCAAGCCATCACGGCCATCGCCGACGCGGCGGCCAAAAACGCCCGCATCGGCGCGCGCGCCCTGCGCGAAATATTCAACGGCCTGATCGCGCCCTACGAATACGACCCCTACGGCTCGGCCCGCTATGCCGAGACGGACAAGGGGCCGACCCTGACCATCGATCTGGAGGCGGTCATGGAATACCTGGGGCAGACGGGATGA